One genomic window of Numida meleagris isolate 19003 breed g44 Domestic line chromosome 1, NumMel1.0, whole genome shotgun sequence includes the following:
- the NPTXR gene encoding neuronal pentraxin receptor: YKRGAAGPGAGAAAAGSVRPSGCRPSLHPSFHPSIRPSILPSIHLSIHPSLPPSVPALFFRCPRARAPHAAATLKFLAVLLAAGMLAFLGAIICIIASVHPAGTAAPAAPTAADNDSAAAALLPAADKGLGALHGPAEALASAGPRLPGSTPLFSRFVCTPLSAECPAAAPGPAAAAGPEELLALRSAAAQLRRTALEQKERIRMDQETIRELTGKLSRCEGGLHAAPPAAGLRAAPRPGTMGHPPAEPPAVRELEEAVRALQERIDRIEQELPSRPNGSAPTAPALARDALHSKMEQLEEQLLAKILALQKERHAANTDRSQQQHDIEKELNALQNRVAELEHGAPGYSPPDAFKVTIPVQNNYMYARMKKSLPELYAFTICMWLKSKALTGLGTPFSYSVPSQANEIVLLEWGTNPLELLINDKVAQLPLSLKDKAWHHVCVAWTTRDGKWSAYQDGEQRGAGENLASWHAIKPQGVIILGQEQDTLGGRFDATQAFVGELAHFAVWDHMLAPAEILALANCTSHLQGNVIQWDDQAVEVFGGASKAAFTACDEGRKA, translated from the exons TATaagcgcggcgcggcggggcccggtgccggtgctgctgctgccggtAGCGTCCGACCCTCCGGCTGCCGCCCGtccctccatccatccttccatccatccatccgtccatccatccttccatccatccacctatccatccatccctccctccctccctccgtcCCCGCTTTGTTTTTTCGCTGTCCGCGGGCTCGGGCCCCCCACGCCGCTGCCACCCTGAAGTTTCTGGCGGTGCTGCTGGCGGCGGGCATGCTGGCTTTCCTGGGGGCCATCATCTGCATCATCGCCAGCGTCCACCCGGCGGGCACCGCCGCCCCCGCCGCTCCCACCGCCGCCGACAATGACTCGGCCGCCGCCGCGCTGCTCCCCGCCGCCGACAAAGGTCTGGGAGCTCTGCACGGCCCCGCCGAGGCTCTGGCCAGCGCCGGGCCTCGCCTCCCGGGCTCGACGCCGCTGTTCAGCCGCTTCGTCTGCACTCCGCTGAGCGCCGAgtgccccgcggccgcccccggccccgccgccgccgccggccccgAGGAGCTGCTGGCGCTGCGCAGCGCCGCGGCACAGCTGCGCCGCACGGCGCTGGAGCAGAAGGAGCGCATCCGCATGGACCAGGAGACCATCCGCGAGCTGACCGGCAAGCTGAGCCGCTGCGAGGGCGGCCTCCACGCCGCTCCCCCCGCTGCCGGGCTCCGCGCCGCCCCCCGGCCCGGCACCATGGGGCACCCCCCCGCCGAGCCGCCCGCCGTGCGAGAGCTAGAGGAGGCCGTCCGCGCCCTGCAGGAGCGCATCGACCGGATCGAG caggagctgccatcCCGCCCCAACGGGTCAGCGCCCACTGCCCCGGCGCTTGCCCGCGATGCGCTGCACAGCAAGATGGAGCAACTGGAGGAGCAGCTCCTCGCTAAGATCCTTGCCCTGCAGAAGGAGCGGCACGCTGCCAACACCGAccgcagccagcagcagcacgacATCGAGAAGGAGCTCAATGCCCTGCAGAACCGAGTAGCAGAGCTGGAGCACG GAGCTCCAGGCTACAGCCCTCCTGATGCCTTCAAGGTGACTATCCCAGTGCAGAACAACTACATGTATGCCCGCATGAAGAAGAGCCTGCCAGAGCTCTATGCCTTCACCATCTGCATGTGGCTGAAGTCCAAGGCCTTGACAGGGCTTGGCACCCCTTTCTCCTACTCCGTCCCCAGCCAAGCCAATGAGATCGTGCTGCTGGAGTGGGGCACCAACCCCCTGGAGCTGCTCATCAATGACAAG GTTGCCCAGCTGCCACTGAGCCTGAAGGACAAGGCCTGGCACCACGTCTGCGTGGCATGGACCACTCGCGATGGCAAGTGGTCGGCGTACCAGGACGGCGAGCAGCGGGGTGCCGGTGAGAACCTGGCCTCCTGGCATGCCATCAAGCCGCAGGGCGTCATCATCCTGGGCCAGGAGCAG gacACGCTGGGCGGCCGCTTCGATGCCACGCAGGCCTTTGTGGGGGAGCTGGCCCACTTCGCTGTGTGGGACCACATGCTGGCTCCGGCAGAGATCCTGGCCTTGGCCAACTGTACCTCACACCTGCAAGGCAACGTCATCCAGTGGGACGACCAGGCCGTCGAGGTCTTCGGAGGGGCCAGCAAGGCGGCCTTCACCGCCTGCGACGAGGGGAGGAAGGCGTGA